In Streptomyces sp. TLI_146, the genomic stretch GTGAAGGGCCGCAAGGCCACCGCCCGCCGGATCGCGTTCGCCGACATCGCCAAGGCGCGTGTCGAGATCGAGTTCAACCGCAAGGACAAGAAGGAAGAGGAGGCGTAGCCATGGACATCGACATGAGTGCCCTGCGGGGTTTGGTACGGGAGAAGGAGATCTCCTTCGACCTGCTGGTCGAGGCCATCGAGTCGGCCCTCCTCATCGCCTACCACCGCACCGAGGGAAGCTTCCGCCGCGCGCGCGTCAAGCTCGACCGCGAGAACGGTCATGTGACCGTGTGGGCGAAGGAAGACCCGGCCGACCTGGAAGAGGGCCAGGAGGCCAAGGAGTTCGACGACACCCCGACCGGCTTCGGCCGCATCGCCGCCACCACCGCCAAGCAGGTCATCCTGCAGCGGCTGCGCGACGCCGAGGACGACATCACCTTCGGTGAGTTCGCCGGGCGCGAGGGCGACGTGATCACCGGTGTCGTGCAGCAGGGCAAGGACCCGAAGAACGTCCTGGTCGACATCGGCAAGATGGAGGCCATGCTCCCGGTGCAGGAGCAGGTCCCGGGCGAGGAGTACACCCACGGACTGCGCCTTCGTACGTACGTCGTACGGGTGGCGAAGGGCGTGCGCGGTCCCTCGGTGACGCTCTCGCGCACCCACCCCAATCTGGTGAAGAAGCTCTTCGCCCTGGAGGTGCCGGAGATCGCGGACGGCTCGGTGGAGATCTCCGCCATCGCCCGTGAGGCCGGTCACCGTACGAAGATCGCGGTCCGCTCGACCCGCAGCGGTCTGAACGCCAAGGGCGCCTGCATCGGCCCGATGGGCGGCCGGGTGCGCAACGTCATGGCCGAGCTGCACGGCGAGAAGATCGACATCGTCGACTGGTCGGACGACCCGGCCGAGATGGTGGCGAACGCGCTCTCCCCGGCCCGGGTCTCCCGGGTCGAGGTGGTGGACCTCGCGGCCCGCTCCGCGCGGGTCACCGTGCCCGACTACCAGCTCTCGCTGGCCATCGGCAAGGAGGGTCAGAACGCCCGGCTCGCCGCGCGGCTCACCGGCTGGCGCATCGACATCCGGCCGGACACGGAGCAGCCCTCCGAGCAGGACTGAGCAGACGGCCACGGGGTCCGGGAATAGCACCGGGCCCCGTGGCTGTTGCCGTCATGGCGATCTTTTAGGACAACGGCCGTTCGATTTTTGCCCCAAAGGGGTGAGGTCGGTACGGGGAGGTAGACTTAAACGTGTCTGGCCGGACGCATGCCCGCGCATGCCCTGAGCGCACCTGTGTGGGGTGCCGGGAGCGAGCGGCCAAGACCGATTTGCTGCGCATCGTGGAGGTCGAGGGCGCTTGCGTCCCCGATCCTCGCGGTACGCTGCCCGGCCGGGGTGCGTACGTTCACCCCGCCTCGGTCTGTCTCGACCTGGCGGTCCGCCGCCGGGCGCTCTCCCGGGCCTTCAAGGTCAAGGAGCCGCTGGACAGCGAGGCCGTGCGTCAGCACGTCGAGCAGGCAGCACCGTAAGAAGAAGTACGGCACGGAACACCGTGCGGTCAGGTACCTCGCGAGTTGGAAGTAGGTCGAGATTGCGATGAGCACTCGATGAGTACGCGATGAGTACGCCCATGAAGTAGCGACGGTCCGGCGGTAACCCGGACCTAAAAGGAGCGAAGTGGCTAAGGTCCGGGTATACGAACTCGCCAAGGAGTTCGGGGTGGAGAGCAAGGTCGTCATGGCCAAGCTCCAAGAACTCGGTGAATTCGTCCGTTCGGCGTCCTCGACGATCGAGGCGCCTGTTGTACGCAAGCTGACCGACGCTTTGCAGGGGCCCGGTGGTAACGCCGGCAAGTCCGCTGCCAAGCCGAGCGCGCCCCGCAAGGCGACGCCTGCCAAGCCCGCCGCGCCCTCCCCGGCGCAGGCGGCACGTCCCGCTGCCCCCAAGCCCGGCGCCCCGGCCCCCAAGCCGGCCGCCGCCGAGGCCCCCAAGAGCAGCACCCCGTCCACGGCGCCGGCCCCCGGCCCGCGTCCGGGTCCCAAGCCCGCGCCGGCCAAGCCCGCCCCGGCGGCTCCGGTCCCCGCGGCCGAGTTCTCGGCTCCGGCGGCCCAGGCCCCCGCGCCGCAGCAGCAGGCCCCGCGTCCCGCGGGTGCCACCCCCGGCCCGCGTCCGGCCGCCCGTCCCGCCGCCTCCGGCGGTCAGGGCGAGCGCCAGGGCGGCCAGGGTGCCCGTCCCGGCGGCGCTCCGCGTCCCGCCGCGGGCGAGCGCGCCCCGCGTCCGGGCGGTGCCCGTCCGGCCGGTCCGCGCCCCGGCAACAACCCCTTCACCTCCGGCGGCTCCACCGGTATGGCGCGTCCGCAGACGCCCCGTCCCGGCGGTGGCGCGCCCCGTCCCGGCGGCGCCGGTGCCCCCGGTGGCGCCCCGCGTCCGCAGGGCGGTCCCGGCGGTGCTCCGCGTCCCCAGGGCCAGGGCGCTCCGCGTCCGACCCCGGGCGGTATGCCCCGCCCGCAGGGCGGCGCCCCGCGTCCGGGCGGTGCCCCGGGCGGCGGCGGTAACCGTCCCAACCCCGGCATGATGCCGCAGCGTCCCGCTGCGGGCCCGCGTCCCGGCGGCGGCCCCGGTGGCCGTGGTCCCGGTGGCCCCGGTGGCCGTCCGGGCGGCGCCGGCCGTCCTGCGGGCGGGGGCTTCGCCGGCCGTCCGGCCGGTCCCGGCGGCGGCGGTCGTCCCGGTGGCGGCGGTGGCTTCGGCGGCCGTCCCGGCGGTGGCGGCGGCGCTCCCGGTGGTGGCGGCGGCTTCGGCGGCGGTCGTCCCGGCTTCGCCGGTCGTCCCGGCGGCCCCGGTGGCCGTGGCGGCACGCAGGGTGCCTTCGGCCGTCCCGGCGGGCCCGCCCGTCGCGGTCGCAAGTCGAAGCGTCAGAGGCGCCAGGAGTACGAGGCCATGCAGGCCCCGTCGGTCGGCGGCGTGATGCTGCCCCGCGGCAACGGCGAGACCGTTCGCCTGTCGCGCGGTGCTTCGCTCACCGACTTCGCGGAGAAGATCAACGCCAACCCGGCGTCGCTGGTCGCGGTCATGATGAACCTCGGCGAGATGGTCACTGCCACGCAGTCCGTCTCCGACGAGACCCTCCAGCTCCTCGCGGGCGAGATGAACTACCAGGTTCAGATCGTCAGCCCGGAGGAGGAGGACCGCGAGCTGCTCGAGTCCTTCGACATCGAGTTCGGCGAGGACGAGGGCGGCGAGGAGTACCTCGTGGCGCGTCCGCCGGTCGTCACCGTCATGGGTCACGTCGACCACGGAAAGACCCGACTGCTCGACGCGATCCGCAAGACGAACGTCGTGGCGGGCGAGGCCGGTGGCATCACCCAGCACATCGGTGCCTACCAGGTCGGTACCGAGGTCAACGGCGAAGAGCGCAAGATCACCTTCATCGACACCCCGGGTCACGAGGCGTTCACCGCCATGCGTGCCCGTGGTGCGAAGTCGACCGACATCGCGATCCTCGTGGTCGCGGCCAACGACGGCGTCATGCCGCAGACGATCGAGGCGCTCAACCACGCCAAGGCCGCCGGCGTCCCGATCGTCGTCGCGGTCAACAAGATCGACGTCGAGGGTGCGGACCCGGTCAAGGTCCGCGGTCAGCTGACCGAGTTCGGTCTGGTGGCCGAGGAGTACGGCGGCGACACCATGTTCGTCGACATCTCCGCCAAGCAGGGTCTGCACATCGACTCCCTGCTGGAGGCCGTCGTCCTCACCGCCGACGCCTCGCTCGACCTGCGGGCCAACCCGGAGCAGGACGCGCAGGGCATCGCGATCGAGGCCCACCTCGACCGCGGCCGCGGCGCCGTCGCCACCGTCCTCGTCCAGCGCGGTACCCTCCGCGTCGGCGACACGATGGTCGCCGGTGACGCCTACGGCCGAGTGCGCGCCATGCTCGACGACAAGGGCGAGAACGTGGAAGAGGCGGGTCCGTCGACCCCGGTCCTCGTCCTCGGTCTCACCAACGTCCCGGGCGCGGGCGACAACTTCCTGGTGGTCGACGAGGACCGTACGGCCCGTCAGATCGCCGAGAAGCGCGCCGCCCGCGAGCGCAACGCCGCGTTCGCCAAGCGCACCCGCCGGGTGTCCCTCGAGGACCTCGACAAGGTGCTCAAGGCCGGTCTGGTCCAGGACCTCAACATCATCATCAAGGGCGACGCGTCCGGTGCGGTCGAGGCTCTCGAGTCCTCGCTGCTCCAGCTCGACGTCGGTGAAGAGGTCGACATCCGCATCCTGCACCGCGGTGTGGGTGCGGTCACCGAGTCCGACATCGACCTGGCGATGGGCTCCGACGCCATCGTCATCGGCTACAACGTCCGTGCGGCCGGCCGTGCCGCGCAGATGGCGGAGCGCGAGGGCGTCGACGTCCGCTACTACTCGGTGATCTACCAGGCCATCGAGGAGATCGAGGCGGCCCTCAAGGGCATGCTGAAGCCGGAGTACGAGGAGGTCGAGCTCGGCACCGCGGAGATCCGCGAGGTCTTCCGCTCGTCCAAGCTCGGCAACATCGCGGGTGTGCTCATCCGCTCCGGCGAGGTCAAGCGGAACACGAAGGCCCGCCTCCTCCGGGACGGCAAGGTCATCGCGGAGAACCTCAACATCGAGGGTCTGCGCCGCTTCAAGGACGACGTCACCGAGATCCGCGAAGGCTTCGAGGGCGGTATCAACCTCGGAAACTTCAACGACATCAAGATCGACGACGTCATCGCGACGTACGAGATGCGCGAGAAGCCGCGCGGCTGATCGTCGTATCGACCCGGGGCCGGTCGGCGGAGCTTATTCCGTCGATCGGCCCCGGCCGTTGCGTGTACGGTTCTGGTGTCCCCGCCAAGTCATCGGCGGGGCCATCTACCCCGGACCGGCGGGATATCCGGACACCTATGTATGTGGGGACGCTGTCCTTCGACCTGCTCCTCGGCGACGTACGGTCGCTGAAGGAAAAACGCTCCGTCGTGCGGCCGATCGTCGCCGAACTCCAGCGCAAGTACGCGGTGAGCGCGGCGGAAGTCGGCGACCAGGACCTCCATCGCAGGGCCGAGATCGGCCTGGCGGTGGTCTCCGGCGACACGGGGCACCTCACAGACGTACTCGACCGGTGCGAGCGCATGGTCGCCGCCCGGCCCGAGGTGGAGCTGCTGTCGGTGCGACGCAGGCTCCACAGTGACGAAGACTGAAAACTGAGCTTGAGCAAGGCAAAGAAGGAGAAGGACCAGTGGCCGACAACGCGCGGGCGAAGAAGCTGGCGGACCTCATCCGGGAGGTGGTCGCCCAGAAGCTGCAGCGCGGCATCAAGGACCCGCGCCTCGGTACGCATGTGACCATCACGGACACCAGGGTCACCGGCGACCTGCGGGAGGCCACGGTCTTCTACACGGTCTACGGCGACGACGAGGACCGGGCCAGCGCGGCCGCCGGACTGGAGAGCGCCAAGGGCATCCTGCGCTCCGCGGTCGGCTCCGCCGCCGGCACCAAGTTCACGCCGACCCTGACGTTCGTGGCGGACGCCCTCCCGGAGAACGCCAAGACGATCGAGGACCTCCTCGACAAGGCGCGGGCCTCGGACGCCGCGGTGCGCGAGGTCTCCTCGGGCGCCAAGTACGCCGGCGACGCCGACCCGTACAAGAAGCCTGACGAGGACGACGAGGGTACCGCCGCCGAATGAGCAACGTACAGAAGACGCCGGACGGCCTTGTCATCGTCGACAAGCCGTCCGGCTTCACTTCGCACGACGTCGTGGCCAAGATGCGCGGGATCGCCAAGACCCGCAGGGTCGGCCACGCGGGCACGCTCGACCCGATGGCGACGGGCGTGCTCGTGCTGGGCGTCGAGCGCGCCACCAAGCTGCTCGGGCACCTCGCCCTGACCGAGAAGGAGTACCTCGGTACGATCCGCCTCGGCCAGGACACCGTCACCGACGACGCCGAGGGCGAGATCACCTCGTCCACCGACGCCTCGAAGGTGACCCGCGAGGGCATCGACGCCGGTGTCGCGGCGCTGACCGGCGCCATCATGCAGGTCCCGTCGAAGGTCTCGGCCATCAAGATCGACGGCAAGCGCTCCTACGCGCGCGTGCGCGGCGGCGAGGAGTTCGAGATCCCGGCCCGGCCGGTGACGGTCTCCTCGTTCCGGGTGTACGACGTGCGCGAGGCGGTGGCCGAGGACGGCACCCCCGTCGTCGACCTGGTCGTCTCGGTGGTCTGCTCCTCCGGTACGTACATCCGCGCCCTCGCCCGCGACCTGGGCGCCGGGCTCGGCGTCGGCGGTCATCTGACGGCGCTGCGGCGCACCCGGGTCGGGCCCTACGGCCTGGACGCGGCCCGCACGCTCGACCAGCTCCAGGAGGAGCTGACGGTGATGCCGGTCGCCGAGGCTGCGGCCGCCGCGTTCGCCCGCTGGGACGTGGACGAGCGGCGCGCCGGGCTGCTCCTGAACGGGGTGCGCCTGGACATGCCCGAGGTGTACGGCGAGGGCAAGCCGGTCGCCGTCTACGGGCCGGGCGAGCGCCTCCTCGCGCTCGTCGAGAGCCAGCGCGGCAAGGCGAAGAGCCTGGCGGTGTTCGGCTAGCCCCCGAGGGGCGGCCGGGACTCGTCCCGGGTTCTCAAACGTGTGGCGGGCTCCTTGCGAGCCCGCCACAGGTGTTTTCACCCCTGCGTGCAGGCGCTCGTAGTGAAAGAGGGGTGCACTGGGGGGCGCTTTCGCCTCGCGTTCTTCTCGGGCGGATCATCCCAGAACTACCGTTTCGGACATGGGACGCGGGGACGGCGACGGGGGCCGGGAGACGCTGGTACGGATCTGCGATCTGGCGGGACGTACCCGGGGCACCGGATTCGTCGCCGACGACCGCGGCACCGTGGTCACCAGCCACGAGGCGGTGGACGGGCTCACCCGGGTGGTGCTGCACGCGCCCGGCGAGCGCACCTGCCTCGCCGAGGCCGACGCGGTCACCCCGCTGCCGGAGGCCGACCTCGCCCTGGTGCGCACCGAGGGCCTGGGAGTGCGGCCGCTGCCCGTCGCCGCCCGGGAGTCGGTCGCCGCGGGCACGTACGTACGGATCGCCGCGCACGGCTGGCGCGAGGCGCGGGTGCTCGGCGAGTCGCCCGTCACCTACACCGCCACCGACCGCTTCCACCTCCTCGGCTCCGCCCTGGAGCTGGCGATCGGCACCGAGGGCGCCGACGCGCTGCGGCTCGGCGGCGAGGCCGCGGGAGGGCCGGTCCTGGACGCGGCGACCGGTGCGGTGCTCGGGGTGCTCGGCACCGCGCTGCACGCGGCGCACCGGGCGGCCGGATTCGCGGTGCCGCTGCGGCCCGACGGGGGCCCGCTCGAAGAGCTGCTGCGGCGCAACGCGGCGACCGTGCCGGGGTACGGCGAGGACCTGAACCTGGCGGGCGCGCTCCAGCTCACCGCGACCTCGGTGGGCTCGGCCGGCGGCCCCGGAGCACGCCAGGACCCGGTCGAACGGCGGCTCACCGTACGGCACTTCACGGACTTCGCGGCGGGGCGGGCCAGTGTGCTCGGCCTGGTCGGAGACCCCGGCACCGGCCGCACCACCGAGCTCGCCGCACTCGCCGCCCGCCGCGCCCGGGGCCCGGAGCCCGCCCCCACGGTGTGGCTGCGCGGCGCGGACCTGCGCGCGGGCGACGGCTCGGTGGCCGACGCGGTGGCGCGGGCGCTGCGCCAGGCGGGCCGGATCGTGGCGGCCGCGGGCGCTCCCGGAGACATGGAGTGCGCCACCCCGGAGCGGGTGGCACGGCTGGCCTCGGACGCCGGGCGCCCGCTGCTCGTCCTGCTCGACGGGCCCGAGGAGATGCCGCCCGTGCTCGCGCACCGGCTGCCCGAGTGGACGGCCGGTACGGCGGCGTGGCTGCGCGCGGCCGGGGCGCGGCTCGTGGTGGCCTGCCGCCCCGAGCACTGGGAGCAGGCCGGGGCGCTCTTCCCGCCGGACGCGCTGCACCCGGCCGAGGCGTCCCGGCTGCCGCACGCCGTGCGGATCGGCGACCTCTCCCGCAAGGAGGCCACCCGGGCCCGCGAGCGGTACGGCATCCCGGACAACGCCCTGGCCGACCGGGCCGGGCGGCATCCGCTGACGCTGCGGCTGCTCGCCGAGGTGCGCGACGCGCTGCCGGGCGAGGTGCCGGGCCGCCCCGGGCGCGAGGACGTCTTCGCCGCGCATCTGGATCTGATGTGCCTGCGCATCGCGGTACGGCTGGCGGCCGCCCGGCGCCCCGCACTGCGCGGCACGGCGGTGCGGCGGCTGGCCGCTCGGGTCTCGGGCCGGGTCCACGAGGCGGCCCGGCGCTGTCTGGGCCCGGGCCAGGGCGAGCTGGACCGCGAGAACTTCGAGGAGATCTTCCCCTGGCGCACCGGCTGGGCGTCCGCGGTCCTCACCGAGGGGCTGCTCGTCCCGGCGGGCTCCGGCTACCGCTTCGCGCACGAGGAGCTGGCCGACTGGCTCCAGGCCGCCCACCTCGACCTGGACGGGGCCCTGCACGCCCTGGTCCACCGCTGGTGCGAGGACGCCACGGCCGCCGCCGACCGGGCCCCGGCCCGCCTGCCGTCCCGCCCGGGCACCAGCGGCCCGGCCGGGCGTAGCGAGGACGACGCGGCCTATGTGCCGCCACCCCCGGGGTCGCGCGCTGCCGCCGGCACGGGCGAGGAGGAGCCCGCCGGGCCGCCGCACCCCGGCGTCCCCGACCAGCGCCGCTCGCCGCGCAGTGAGGACGGCAGGCGGGGGCGGCGGTTCCGGCCGGGCCCGGTGCCGCCCGCGCCCGGGACGCGGCCCGCGCCCCCCGAGGACGAGCCCCGCACCCTCCCGGTGCCCCGGCACCGCATCGGCCCCGTCCTCCAGGCCCTGCTGCTCCTGGACCGCGAGCACGGGGCCGACCGGCTCGCCCCGCGCCTGGCGAAGCTGGTGGACGCGCTCGACCGGCTGGCGGAGGGCCCCGGCGCGGGCGGGCAGGACCGGATGGAGGACGCCCGCTGGTGGGCCGTCCATCTGCTCGGGCAGACGCTGCTGCGGGTGCCCGAGCCCCGTGCGTACCTCTGTGTGCTGCGGCTGCTCGCCGACCGGATCAGCGAGCGGTCGGTGCGCGCGGGCGGGCCGGGACAACTCTGCGGGCTGGGGGAGTTCGGGCCGTGGTTCTGGCAGCGGCTGCGGATCGGCGACGACCGCCGCATCGAGCTGATGCGGCGCCTTGTGCCCGCCGACGGGGCGCCGGGCGCGGCGCCGGGGTGGGAGCGGTACCTGGACGCCGTGGACCGGCGGCTCGCGGCCGAGCCCCGGAGCGTACAGCCGCTGCTGTGCCGGTGGTTCACCGACGAGCGGCCGCTGCCCGCGCCGCCGGGCAGCGAGATGCGCCCGACGGTGGCCGGGGCCGCGCAGGCCCTGCTCTACGCCCGCCGCTCGCTGGCCATCGATGACCTCACCGAGGCGCTGGTCGCCACCGCGCACGCCCGCGCCGACGAACTCCTGGCGGCGCTGGCCGAGGACGAGCCGTCCGCGCTCTGCCGGGCCGTGGACCGCTGGGCCCACGACGACCGGCCCGAACGGCGGGTGGCGGCTGCCGCGTACGGGCCGCGCGTCGCGCCGTACGTCACCACCGGCGCCGACCGCGACCTGCTGCGCTACGCCGCGCTCGCCCTGCTCGCCCGGTCCGCCGACACCCCGCTGCACGGCGCCGCGCTCGGGCTGCTCATCCGCGACCCGCGTACCCGCGCCCGCTACCTCGACAAGACGCTCGCGCGGTACGCGGGCGGCGATCCCCGGCTGCCCGCCGCCGCGCTCACCGCCGCCCTCACCACCCACCCCGAGCCGGTGCTCGCCGCCTTCCAGGCGCGTCTGGAGCAGCCGGGCGACGGCGCGGCCGAGGTGCTGGGGGCGCTCGCCGAGATCAACACGCCCGCGCTCGCGCGCCGCGCGGCAGCCCTGGTCCGCGCCTATCTGGACCGCCACCCGGAGGGCGCGGACCACGCCGCCGCGTTCGTGGAGCGGCGCCTGGAGTACGGACCGGCCGCGAGGGCCGTGCTGTTCCCGCTGGTCACGTCCGTACTGCGAGGCTGTTCGCCGCAGGTGCGGCGGGCGCTGGCGCCGGTGCTCGCCGCGCCCGGCAGCCGTACCTCGCGCCCTCTGCGGGCCGAGCTCCTGGACGTACTCCTCGAATACGAGCGGTACGAGTCGCGGGACCCGGCGGTCCTGCACGCCCTGCTGCGGGCGGCGGCCCTGGGAGCCGAGGCGCGGCCCGAGGCGCGCACCCGCGACCTGGTCCACCGCACCGGGCTGCTCCTGGTGCGCACCCCCGAAGGCGCCTCCTGCTTCGACCGCCGGGTCGTCGAGCTGGCCAGGGAAGTACCGGAATTCGCCGTTCAGGTGGCGGGCTGGCTGGTGCAGGCACCGCACGAGTGGTCGGCGGTGATCGGGCCGAGCGCCCGCCGCACGGTCGAGACGCTTGCGGTGCCCATGCCGATGCGGGCCGAGCCCGCCGGGCATGGCAGTCTTAGACCTGTGTGAGAGGCCTACTCTCACGTACACGGGTTCGGTTTTCGGCGAGTTTCGGGCGAGGAGCGGTCACAGTGCAGCGCTGGCGTGGCTTGGAGGACATTCCCCAGGACTGGGGACGCAGCGTCGTCACCATCGGCTCCTACGACGGGGTGCACCGCGGGCATCAGGTGATCATCGGGCGGGCCGTGGAGCGCGCCCGCGAGCTGGGCATCCCGTCGGTCGTGGTGACCTTCGACCCGCACCCCAGCGAGGTCGTGCGCCCCGGCAGCCACCCGCCGCTGCTCGCCCCGCACCACCGGCGCGCCGAGCTGATGGCGGACCTCGGGGTGGACGCGCTGCTCATCCTCCCCTTCACCAGCGAGTTCTCGAAGCTGTCGCCGGCCGAGTTCGTGGTCAAGGCGCTCGTCGACAAGCTGCACGCGCGCGTGGTCGTCGAGGGCCCCAACTTCCGCTTCGGCCACAAGGCGGCCGGCAACGTGGAGTTCCTGGCCGAGCTGGGCGAGACGTACGACTACGAGGTGGACGTCATCGACCACTTCGTCAGCGGCGAGGCGGGCGGCGGGCAGCCGTTCTCCTCGACCCTGACCCGGCGCCTGGTCGCCGAGGGCGATGTGGCGGGCGCGGCCGAGATCCTGGGCCGCCCGCACCGGGTCGAGGGCGTCGTGGTGCGCGGCGCGCAGCGCGGCCGCGAGCTGGGCTACCCGACGGCGAACGTGGAGACCTTGCCGCACACCGCGATCCCCGCGGACGGCGTGTACGCGGGCTGGCTCACCGCCGCCGGCGAGCGGATGCCCGCCGCGATCTCGGTCGGCACCAACCCGCAGTTCGACGGCACCGAGCGCACGGTCGAGGCGTACGCGATCGACCGCGTGGGGCTCGATCTGTACGGGCTGCACGTCGCGGTCGACTTCCTCGCGTATGTGCGCGGCCAGGAGAAGTTCGAGTCGATCGAGGCACTGCTCGAAGCGATCGCGCGCGATGTGAAGCGCTCGACGGAACTGATCGAGGCGGACGAGGCACGCGGCGCCTAGGACCGGTCAAACGCTGGTCAATCAGTGACCAGAAACCGCCCAAGACCTGGCATCCATTGATTATGGGTGAGGGTTTTGGGCGGTTTTCGTCGTATTGACGAACTGCGGCGGCACATAAGTTGAGACACGTGGCTGAACCCAACGTGTCCCGCATCCTCGGCATCGTCGGCGTCGACGCGGCCAAGGCCGCGCAACCCGGCGTCCCGCCGTACCACACACCGGTGTTCGTCCCGGCGCACCCGCGCTATCCGGCCGGAGGCGCCGCCCCGCGCGTCGACTTCGAGCTGCTGAGACCGCCCTCGGGACCGCCGGTCCCGGTCGCCTTCAGCACTCTGCCGAAGCTGGTCGACGCGCTCGGCCCGATGCAGCCCTGGATCGCCGTCTCCCTCGGCCCGTTCGCGGAGGCGATGCGCGAGGCCCGGCTGCCCAAGGTGCGTCTGGACCCGGACGTGGCGCCGGGCGGCCGCAGATGGCGGTCACAGGACCTGGAGCGTACCTACGGAGAGAGCGGGGCAGGGGCATGAGCGCCGATGTGAAGGTCATTCTGGCCGACCTCAACTCGATGGCGTCGACCTTCCACAAGGAAGCCGGGATCTACCGGGGCATGCACGCCAACGTGAAGCCCGCGGTGGCCGGTTCCGGCGACCCCGGCTGCGACGCGGCGATCAAGTCGATGGCCGACCTGATAGCGGGCCTCCACGACAAGCTGGCGGACCGGCTGGACGACAACAGCGACAAGGTGAAGTACGCGCACGACTCGATGCAGCGCAACGACATCGACGTACACGGCCTCTTCGAGGACCTGATGTGAAGGGCACGCGGTGAGCGACAGCTGGGTGGGCGGGGACATCGGCGGCATACGCGCGATGGGCGACGCCTACAAGAACGCCAAGCACGACCTCGAATCGATCGTGAAGCCGCTGGGCACGGTCGTCGAGCAGCTGGCCAAGGACGCGGCCTGGGAGGGCGAGGCGGCCGAGTCGTTCCGCGCCAAGTGGAGCGAGGACGCGCTGACG encodes the following:
- a CDS encoding serine protease, with amino-acid sequence MGRGDGDGGRETLVRICDLAGRTRGTGFVADDRGTVVTSHEAVDGLTRVVLHAPGERTCLAEADAVTPLPEADLALVRTEGLGVRPLPVAARESVAAGTYVRIAAHGWREARVLGESPVTYTATDRFHLLGSALELAIGTEGADALRLGGEAAGGPVLDAATGAVLGVLGTALHAAHRAAGFAVPLRPDGGPLEELLRRNAATVPGYGEDLNLAGALQLTATSVGSAGGPGARQDPVERRLTVRHFTDFAAGRASVLGLVGDPGTGRTTELAALAARRARGPEPAPTVWLRGADLRAGDGSVADAVARALRQAGRIVAAAGAPGDMECATPERVARLASDAGRPLLVLLDGPEEMPPVLAHRLPEWTAGTAAWLRAAGARLVVACRPEHWEQAGALFPPDALHPAEASRLPHAVRIGDLSRKEATRARERYGIPDNALADRAGRHPLTLRLLAEVRDALPGEVPGRPGREDVFAAHLDLMCLRIAVRLAAARRPALRGTAVRRLAARVSGRVHEAARRCLGPGQGELDRENFEEIFPWRTGWASAVLTEGLLVPAGSGYRFAHEELADWLQAAHLDLDGALHALVHRWCEDATAAADRAPARLPSRPGTSGPAGRSEDDAAYVPPPPGSRAAAGTGEEEPAGPPHPGVPDQRRSPRSEDGRRGRRFRPGPVPPAPGTRPAPPEDEPRTLPVPRHRIGPVLQALLLLDREHGADRLAPRLAKLVDALDRLAEGPGAGGQDRMEDARWWAVHLLGQTLLRVPEPRAYLCVLRLLADRISERSVRAGGPGQLCGLGEFGPWFWQRLRIGDDRRIELMRRLVPADGAPGAAPGWERYLDAVDRRLAAEPRSVQPLLCRWFTDERPLPAPPGSEMRPTVAGAAQALLYARRSLAIDDLTEALVATAHARADELLAALAEDEPSALCRAVDRWAHDDRPERRVAAAAYGPRVAPYVTTGADRDLLRYAALALLARSADTPLHGAALGLLIRDPRTRARYLDKTLARYAGGDPRLPAAALTAALTTHPEPVLAAFQARLEQPGDGAAEVLGALAEINTPALARRAAALVRAYLDRHPEGADHAAAFVERRLEYGPAARAVLFPLVTSVLRGCSPQVRRALAPVLAAPGSRTSRPLRAELLDVLLEYERYESRDPAVLHALLRAAALGAEARPEARTRDLVHRTGLLLVRTPEGASCFDRRVVELAREVPEFAVQVAGWLVQAPHEWSAVIGPSARRTVETLAVPMPMRAEPAGHGSLRPV
- a CDS encoding bifunctional riboflavin kinase/FAD synthetase; translated protein: MQRWRGLEDIPQDWGRSVVTIGSYDGVHRGHQVIIGRAVERARELGIPSVVVTFDPHPSEVVRPGSHPPLLAPHHRRAELMADLGVDALLILPFTSEFSKLSPAEFVVKALVDKLHARVVVEGPNFRFGHKAAGNVEFLAELGETYDYEVDVIDHFVSGEAGGGQPFSSTLTRRLVAEGDVAGAAEILGRPHRVEGVVVRGAQRGRELGYPTANVETLPHTAIPADGVYAGWLTAAGERMPAAISVGTNPQFDGTERTVEAYAIDRVGLDLYGLHVAVDFLAYVRGQEKFESIEALLEAIARDVKRSTELIEADEARGA
- a CDS encoding SAV_915 family protein — translated: MAEPNVSRILGIVGVDAAKAAQPGVPPYHTPVFVPAHPRYPAGGAAPRVDFELLRPPSGPPVPVAFSTLPKLVDALGPMQPWIAVSLGPFAEAMREARLPKVRLDPDVAPGGRRWRSQDLERTYGESGAGA
- a CDS encoding DUF6317 family protein; translated protein: MSADVKVILADLNSMASTFHKEAGIYRGMHANVKPAVAGSGDPGCDAAIKSMADLIAGLHDKLADRLDDNSDKVKYAHDSMQRNDIDVHGLFEDLM